From Thalassospiraceae bacterium LMO-JJ14:
GCTGTCGAAGGCGCCGGTCAAAGTGACTGGGTGTTGATCGATGCCGGCGATGTGCTGGTTCACTTGTTCCGGCCCGAGGTGCGTGATTTCTACGGCCTGGAAAAACTGTGGTCGGTGCCCGATGTGGTTGCCGGTTCCGGTGCTGCGGTACAGCAACCTGCTGCCGGGACAGTGGCCTGAGAGACGTTTTCGTCCGGACCGGATAGCGGTCCGGGGGGTATACGGGCGGATAAACAGCGGGGCGGCATGTCCGCCGCTCAAACAAGGATGTCGACGTGCGGTTGACACTGATCGCGGTCGGGCGCGCCAGGCGCGGCCCGGAGCAGGAACTTTTCAACTTATATCTGAAGCGGCTTCGGCCGGCCTTGGACCTGATCGAGGTTGAGGAGAAGCGCCCCCTTGCGGGCGACGAACTGAAGGCGCGCGAAGCCGAACTGATTTCCGAAAAAATACCCGACGGCAGCTTTCTGATTGCGCTCGACGAGCGGGGCAAGGCGCTCGCCAGCCGGAAATTCGCCGAAAAGATCGGCGATCTCAGGGACACAGGCCGCGACGTTGCATTCATCATCGGCGGCGCCGACGGGCTTCAGGACGAACTGCGCCAAAGCGCCGATCTGCTGCTCGGGTTCGGCCCGCAGACATGGCCGCATATGCTGGTCCGTGCCATGCTGGCGGAACAGGTTTACCGCGCCCAGTCGATTCTCGCCGGTCATCCGTATCATCGCGATTGAGGGTGATCTTCGACTTTAACCCTCCGGGTCCGGATGATAGTGTCCGCGGCAAATAAACCAGAGCTGCCACAGGAGAGAAGTTATGGCCGAACTGACCCTCGACAAGGCCCGGGAAATCATTGCCGGCGCACGCGCGGAAGGCCGCAAGCTGAATCTCAACCCCCTGACCGTGGCGGTGCTCGATGCAGCGGGGAACCTCAAGGCGCTTGAGCGCGAGGATGGTGCTTCGAACATGCGACCCGAAATTGCCACCGGCAAGGCAAACGGTGCGCTGGCCATGGGATTGGGTTCGCGCGCCTTGTTCGAACGGGCGAAGAGCGAGCCGTTTTTTATCCAGGCCATGAACGAGCTTGCCGGGGGCTCTCTGGTGCCGGTACCGGGTGGTGTGCTGATCAAGGACGGAAACGGCAAGATCATCGGCGCCACCGGCATTACCGGCGACAATTCGAACAATGACGAAGCTGCTGCAAAGGCGGGGATCGAAGCCGCCGGTTTCGTCGCCGATGGCGGTTGAGAGCCTGCGACTTATATATATGTACATTCAACGATGAGCTATACTGCCGCTGAAGACAGGATTTGCTAAGACCATGAGCGCGAAGACCACATCATCACCTCCCAAACCCGTTGTGTTGTGCATTCTCGACGGCTGGGGGGAGCGTGAACCGGCGGCGGATAACGCTATTTCGCTGGCCAATACCCCTACTTGGGATGCGATGTGCGCGAAATATCCCCGATCGCGGCTCAACGCGTCCGCCTTGGAAGTCGGCTTGCCTGAAGGGCAGATGGGCAATTCGGAGGTTGGGCACATGAACCTGGGCGCCGGCCGTGTGGTCATGCAGGAATTGCCGAAGATCGACAAGGCGGTCCACGACGATACACTGAAGGATGCGCCGGCGATGCGCGATTATATCGCGGCGCTCAAGGAAAGCGGCGGCGTCTGCCATTTGCTGGGCCTGCTGTCGCCGGGCGGGGTGCATTCGCATCAAAAACACATGGCGGCCATCGCC
This genomic window contains:
- the rsfS gene encoding ribosome silencing factor; the encoded protein is METSLDDDKAQDVVVIELAGKTQIADYMVIASGQSSRQVGAMADHLCQKIKESGIKDVAVEGAGQSDWVLIDAGDVLVHLFRPEVRDFYGLEKLWSVPDVVAGSGAAVQQPAAGTVA
- the rlmH gene encoding 23S rRNA (pseudouridine(1915)-N(3))-methyltransferase RlmH; translation: MRLTLIAVGRARRGPEQELFNLYLKRLRPALDLIEVEEKRPLAGDELKAREAELISEKIPDGSFLIALDERGKALASRKFAEKIGDLRDTGRDVAFIIGGADGLQDELRQSADLLLGFGPQTWPHMLVRAMLAEQVYRAQSILAGHPYHRD
- a CDS encoding heme-binding protein, yielding MAELTLDKAREIIAGARAEGRKLNLNPLTVAVLDAAGNLKALEREDGASNMRPEIATGKANGALAMGLGSRALFERAKSEPFFIQAMNELAGGSLVPVPGGVLIKDGNGKIIGATGITGDNSNNDEAAAKAGIEAAGFVADGG